One stretch of Gemmatimonadota bacterium DNA includes these proteins:
- a CDS encoding DUF433 domain-containing protein, with the protein MKNKNPIWEDRIVTDPLILAGKPTIKGTRISVELIMELLDGGRSEADIIRRYSHITLKDIQACREYAATGAKLSNVTWADIDAIMDGKR; encoded by the coding sequence ATGAAAAATAAGAATCCAATTTGGGAGGATCGCATCGTCACTGACCCATTGATTCTGGCCGGGAAACCAACAATAAAAGGCACTCGGATTTCAGTGGAACTGATCATGGAATTGCTGGACGGGGGGCGCAGCGAAGCCGATATCATTCGCAGGTATTCGCACATTACTCTGAAAGATATCCAGGCCTGTCGGGAGTACGCCGCCACTGGTGCTAAGCTGTCCAATGTAACCTGGGCGGATATTGATGCGATTATGGATGGCAAACGATAG